One Microcaecilia unicolor chromosome 8, aMicUni1.1, whole genome shotgun sequence DNA window includes the following coding sequences:
- the LOC115476947 gene encoding uncharacterized protein LOC115476947 — MESQNRADSRSPSPMLEQFKLPEWSPRNEVELEPNPCQLTAPPRYSSLAPETFDSMQEPRLRPVRPQNTVQIDDVNRTVAPRPRPGRSQLIVTPEEGTGTIGPMLRPGRAQLTAPLDDISSTTAPLFKSPTGEQRNSTQRHKVIPLSRDQYSQVMKTLRAMITPFKESSEVTIYAHLDSVHDLFNFLQVQADSDKRALLQWTFATECQTYLKAILAESNDLSTVEQALKKRYGLFADPTEAKRAAYNMRCGPNESPHEWSYRLRRTFFDGGGGPRGQRA; from the exons ATGGAATCACAGAATAGGGCTGACTCTAGGTCGCCCAGTCCTATGCTAGAACAGTTCAAACTGCCTGAATGGTCCCCGAGAAATGAAGTAGAGCTGGAGCCTAACCCTTGTCAGTTGACAGCCCCACCCCGGTACAGTAGCCTAGCTCCCGAGACCTTCGACAGCATGCAGGAGCCTAGGCTCCGCCCAGTAAGGCCACAGAACACTGTGCAAATTGATGATGTTAACAGGACAGTTGCACCTAGGCCCCGCCCAGGAAGGTCACAGCTTATTGTGACACCTGAGGAGGGCACCGGTACAATTGGGCCTATGCTCCGCCCAGGAAG GGCGCAGCTCACGGCACCTCTTGATGACATCAGCAGCACCACAGCACCACTGTTTAAGTCCCCTACTGGAGAGCAGCGGAACTCCACTCAGAGACACAAAGTCATTCCTTTATCTAGGGACCAGTATTCACAAGTAATGAAAACACTTCGGGCGATGATTACACCTTTTAAAGAGTCTTCTGAGGTGACAATCTACGCACATCTGGATAGCGTGCATGACCTTTTCAATTTCTTACAGGTTCAGGCCGACTCAGATAAAAGAGCTTTACTGCAGTGGACGTTTGCGACTGAGTGCCAAACGTATTTAAAGGCAATTTTGGCTGAGAGTAATGATCTCTCCACCGTGGAACAAGCGTTGAAAAAGCGGTATGGACTGTTTGCGGACCCCACCGAGGCCAAAAGGGCAGCATATAATATGCGCTGCGGGCCGAATGAGAGTCCACATGAATGGTCCTATCGCCTGAGGCGCACATTTTTCGATGGGGGGGGCGGACCCAGAGGCCAAAGAGCTTGA